One segment of Microlunatus antarcticus DNA contains the following:
- a CDS encoding DUF3151 domain-containing protein, whose product MSDRTRENLMAHGPGTPDTLLPVDPAAAELAGTPDPAQVVAAVRTHPESSLAWALLAERALAQGTDSADVEAYAFARTGYHRGLDALRKSGWRGAGPVPWEHEPNRGFLRALWALSVAAGRFGELVEEERCAQFLRDSSGTAYAALSKH is encoded by the coding sequence ATGAGCGACCGCACCCGAGAGAACCTGATGGCGCACGGCCCGGGCACCCCCGACACCCTGCTGCCGGTCGACCCGGCCGCCGCCGAGCTGGCCGGCACCCCGGACCCCGCGCAGGTCGTCGCCGCGGTGCGCACGCACCCCGAGTCGTCGCTGGCCTGGGCCCTGCTCGCCGAGCGGGCCCTCGCGCAGGGCACCGACAGCGCCGACGTCGAGGCGTACGCCTTCGCGCGGACGGGCTACCACCGCGGCCTCGACGCGCTGCGGAAGTCGGGCTGGCGCGGGGCCGGGCCGGTCCCGTGGGAGCACGAGCCCAACCGCGGCTTCCTCCGCGCGCTCTGGGCCCTCTCCGTCGCCGCCGGCCGCTTCGGCGAGCTGGTCGAGGAGGAGCGCTGCGCCCAGTTCCTGCGCGACTCGTCGGGCACCGCGTACGCGGCCCTCTCCAAGCACTAG